In Cervus elaphus chromosome 5, mCerEla1.1, whole genome shotgun sequence, the following proteins share a genomic window:
- the SLC16A6 gene encoding monocarboxylate transporter 7 isoform X3 — protein sequence MPAFLSAPLRPCRLRMSHKKLQLCCRANVYTQVPDGGWGWVVAVSFFFVEVFTYGIIKSFGVFFSDLMDSFSESNSRISWVVSICVFVLTFTGLGFCFSFLPTVTILSQYFDKRRSVVTAVASTGECFAMFAFAPAITALKETVGWRYSMLFVGLLQLNLVVCGALLRPIVIVGTPGTPKTPAPEHRKEAQYMLENEKTRTSIDSIDSGVELTTSPKNAPGHPAGAVEPAAEVQARGRPGAPLLDFSVLTERSFICYTLFGLFVTLGFFAPSLYIIPLGLSLGLDRDRAALLLCAMAVAEVFGRIGAGLVLNREPIRKVYIELVCVVLLALSLLTFTFATGFWGLLACSVFSGAMIGTVAGTHIPLLAEDDVVGIQKMSSAAGVYVFFQSISGLAGPPLAGLLVDQSRIYSRAFYSCAAGMAVAAVCLALVRPCKRGLCRRPRAREGTAEGPRGKVLQDIPEDFLEMDLGKTEHRAPAGTEPV from the exons ATGCCCGCGTTTCTATCTGCCCCACTCCGGCCCTGCAG gttaAGAATGTCCCATAAGAAATTGCAGCTTTGTTGTAGAGCCAATGTTTATACTCAAGTGCCTGATGGTGGATGGGGCTGGGTGGTGGCCGTTTCTTTTTTCTTCGTGGAAGTCTTCACCTACGGCATCATCAAGTCGTTCGGCGTCTTCTTCAGTGACTTAATGGACAGTTTCAGTGAGTCCAACAGCAGGATCTCGTGGGTCGTCTCCATCTGCGTGTTCGTCCTGACGTTCACAG GCCTGGGGTTCTGCTTCAGCTTTCTGCCGACTGTCACCATCCTGTCTCAGTACTTTGACAAGAGGCGCTCCGTGGTCACGGCGGTTGCTTCCACAGGAGAATGTTTCGCTATGTTTGCTTTTGCGCCAG CCATCACGGCCCTGAAGGAGACCGTCGGCTGGAGGTACAGCATGCTCTTCGTGGGGCTCCTGCAACTCAACCTCGTGGTCTGCGGCGCGCTGCTCAGACCAATCGTCATCGTCGGCACACCGGGGACCCCCAAGACCCCCGCCCCCGAGCACCGGAAGGAAGCGCAGTACATGTTGGAGAACGAGAAGACCCGCACCTCCATCGACTCCATCGACTCAGGAGTAGAGCTCACTACCTCACCGAAGAACGCGCCTGGCCACCCGGCCGGGGCGGTGGAGCCCGCGGCCGAGGTGCAGGCCCGCGGCCGGCCCGGCGCCCCGCTGCTGGACTTCTCCGTGCTGACTGAGAGGAGCTTCATCTGCTACACGCTCTTCGGGCTCTTCGTGACGCTGGGCTTCTTCGCCCCGTCCCTGTACATCATCCCGCTGGGGCTCAGCCTCGGCCTGGACCGCGACCGCGCGGCCCTGCTGCTCTGCGCCATGGCCGTGGCGGAGGTGTTCGGCCGCATTGGGGCGGGGCTGGTCCTCAACCGGGAGCCCATCCGCAAGGTCTACATCGAGCTCGTCTGCGTCGTCCTGCTGGCCCTGTCCCTGCTCACCTTCACGTTCGCCACGGGCTTCTGGGGCCTCCTGGCCTGCAGCGTCTTCTCGGGGGCCATGATCGGGACCGTGGCGGGCACCCACATCCCGCTGCTCGCCGAGGACGACGTCGTGGGCATCCAGAAGATGTCGTCGGCCGCCGGAGTCTACGTCTTCTTCCAGAGCATCTCGGGGCTGGCCGGACCCCCTCTTGCAG GTCTGCTGGTGGACCAGAGCAGGATCTACAGCAGAGCCTTCTACTCCTGCGCGGCCGGGATGGCGGTGGCCGCCGTGTGCCTCGCCCTCGTGAGACCCTGCAAGCGGGGGCTGTGCCGCCGGCCCCGAGCCCGGGAGGGCACGGCCGAGGGTCCCCGCGGGAAAGTGTTGCAGGACATCCCCGAAGACTTTCTGGAGATGGACCTGGGAAAGACGGAGCACAGAGCCCCTGCGGGGACGGAGCCCGTCTGA
- the SLC16A6 gene encoding monocarboxylate transporter 7 isoform X1 — protein sequence MPAFLSAPLRPCRLRMSHKKLQLCCRANVYTQVPDGGWGWVVAVSFFFVEVFTYGIIKSFGVFFSDLMDSFSESNSRISWVVSICVFVLTFTAPVSTVLSSRFGHRLVVMLGGLLVSAGMVTAAFSQKVYHMYIAIGVVSGLGFCFSFLPTVTILSQYFDKRRSVVTAVASTGECFAMFAFAPAITALKETVGWRYSMLFVGLLQLNLVVCGALLRPIVIVGTPGTPKTPAPEHRKEAQYMLENEKTRTSIDSIDSGVELTTSPKNAPGHPAGAVEPAAEVQARGRPGAPLLDFSVLTERSFICYTLFGLFVTLGFFAPSLYIIPLGLSLGLDRDRAALLLCAMAVAEVFGRIGAGLVLNREPIRKVYIELVCVVLLALSLLTFTFATGFWGLLACSVFSGAMIGTVAGTHIPLLAEDDVVGIQKMSSAAGVYVFFQSISGLAGPPLAGLLVDQSRIYSRAFYSCAAGMAVAAVCLALVRPCKRGLCRRPRAREGTAEGPRGKVLQDIPEDFLEMDLGKTEHRAPAGTEPV from the exons ATGCCCGCGTTTCTATCTGCCCCACTCCGGCCCTGCAG gttaAGAATGTCCCATAAGAAATTGCAGCTTTGTTGTAGAGCCAATGTTTATACTCAAGTGCCTGATGGTGGATGGGGCTGGGTGGTGGCCGTTTCTTTTTTCTTCGTGGAAGTCTTCACCTACGGCATCATCAAGTCGTTCGGCGTCTTCTTCAGTGACTTAATGGACAGTTTCAGTGAGTCCAACAGCAGGATCTCGTGGGTCGTCTCCATCTGCGTGTTCGTCCTGACGTTCACAG CCCCCGTCTCCACCGTCCTGAGCAGCCGGTTTGGACACCGCCTGGTGGTGATGCTGGGCGGCCTGCTGGTCAGCGCGGGCATGGTGACGGCCGCCTTCTCGCAGAAGGTCTACCACATGTACATCGCCATCGGCGTCGTCTCTG GCCTGGGGTTCTGCTTCAGCTTTCTGCCGACTGTCACCATCCTGTCTCAGTACTTTGACAAGAGGCGCTCCGTGGTCACGGCGGTTGCTTCCACAGGAGAATGTTTCGCTATGTTTGCTTTTGCGCCAG CCATCACGGCCCTGAAGGAGACCGTCGGCTGGAGGTACAGCATGCTCTTCGTGGGGCTCCTGCAACTCAACCTCGTGGTCTGCGGCGCGCTGCTCAGACCAATCGTCATCGTCGGCACACCGGGGACCCCCAAGACCCCCGCCCCCGAGCACCGGAAGGAAGCGCAGTACATGTTGGAGAACGAGAAGACCCGCACCTCCATCGACTCCATCGACTCAGGAGTAGAGCTCACTACCTCACCGAAGAACGCGCCTGGCCACCCGGCCGGGGCGGTGGAGCCCGCGGCCGAGGTGCAGGCCCGCGGCCGGCCCGGCGCCCCGCTGCTGGACTTCTCCGTGCTGACTGAGAGGAGCTTCATCTGCTACACGCTCTTCGGGCTCTTCGTGACGCTGGGCTTCTTCGCCCCGTCCCTGTACATCATCCCGCTGGGGCTCAGCCTCGGCCTGGACCGCGACCGCGCGGCCCTGCTGCTCTGCGCCATGGCCGTGGCGGAGGTGTTCGGCCGCATTGGGGCGGGGCTGGTCCTCAACCGGGAGCCCATCCGCAAGGTCTACATCGAGCTCGTCTGCGTCGTCCTGCTGGCCCTGTCCCTGCTCACCTTCACGTTCGCCACGGGCTTCTGGGGCCTCCTGGCCTGCAGCGTCTTCTCGGGGGCCATGATCGGGACCGTGGCGGGCACCCACATCCCGCTGCTCGCCGAGGACGACGTCGTGGGCATCCAGAAGATGTCGTCGGCCGCCGGAGTCTACGTCTTCTTCCAGAGCATCTCGGGGCTGGCCGGACCCCCTCTTGCAG GTCTGCTGGTGGACCAGAGCAGGATCTACAGCAGAGCCTTCTACTCCTGCGCGGCCGGGATGGCGGTGGCCGCCGTGTGCCTCGCCCTCGTGAGACCCTGCAAGCGGGGGCTGTGCCGCCGGCCCCGAGCCCGGGAGGGCACGGCCGAGGGTCCCCGCGGGAAAGTGTTGCAGGACATCCCCGAAGACTTTCTGGAGATGGACCTGGGAAAGACGGAGCACAGAGCCCCTGCGGGGACGGAGCCCGTCTGA
- the SLC16A6 gene encoding monocarboxylate transporter 7 isoform X2, protein MSHKKLQLCCRANVYTQVPDGGWGWVVAVSFFFVEVFTYGIIKSFGVFFSDLMDSFSESNSRISWVVSICVFVLTFTAPVSTVLSSRFGHRLVVMLGGLLVSAGMVTAAFSQKVYHMYIAIGVVSGLGFCFSFLPTVTILSQYFDKRRSVVTAVASTGECFAMFAFAPAITALKETVGWRYSMLFVGLLQLNLVVCGALLRPIVIVGTPGTPKTPAPEHRKEAQYMLENEKTRTSIDSIDSGVELTTSPKNAPGHPAGAVEPAAEVQARGRPGAPLLDFSVLTERSFICYTLFGLFVTLGFFAPSLYIIPLGLSLGLDRDRAALLLCAMAVAEVFGRIGAGLVLNREPIRKVYIELVCVVLLALSLLTFTFATGFWGLLACSVFSGAMIGTVAGTHIPLLAEDDVVGIQKMSSAAGVYVFFQSISGLAGPPLAGLLVDQSRIYSRAFYSCAAGMAVAAVCLALVRPCKRGLCRRPRAREGTAEGPRGKVLQDIPEDFLEMDLGKTEHRAPAGTEPV, encoded by the exons ATGTCCCATAAGAAATTGCAGCTTTGTTGTAGAGCCAATGTTTATACTCAAGTGCCTGATGGTGGATGGGGCTGGGTGGTGGCCGTTTCTTTTTTCTTCGTGGAAGTCTTCACCTACGGCATCATCAAGTCGTTCGGCGTCTTCTTCAGTGACTTAATGGACAGTTTCAGTGAGTCCAACAGCAGGATCTCGTGGGTCGTCTCCATCTGCGTGTTCGTCCTGACGTTCACAG CCCCCGTCTCCACCGTCCTGAGCAGCCGGTTTGGACACCGCCTGGTGGTGATGCTGGGCGGCCTGCTGGTCAGCGCGGGCATGGTGACGGCCGCCTTCTCGCAGAAGGTCTACCACATGTACATCGCCATCGGCGTCGTCTCTG GCCTGGGGTTCTGCTTCAGCTTTCTGCCGACTGTCACCATCCTGTCTCAGTACTTTGACAAGAGGCGCTCCGTGGTCACGGCGGTTGCTTCCACAGGAGAATGTTTCGCTATGTTTGCTTTTGCGCCAG CCATCACGGCCCTGAAGGAGACCGTCGGCTGGAGGTACAGCATGCTCTTCGTGGGGCTCCTGCAACTCAACCTCGTGGTCTGCGGCGCGCTGCTCAGACCAATCGTCATCGTCGGCACACCGGGGACCCCCAAGACCCCCGCCCCCGAGCACCGGAAGGAAGCGCAGTACATGTTGGAGAACGAGAAGACCCGCACCTCCATCGACTCCATCGACTCAGGAGTAGAGCTCACTACCTCACCGAAGAACGCGCCTGGCCACCCGGCCGGGGCGGTGGAGCCCGCGGCCGAGGTGCAGGCCCGCGGCCGGCCCGGCGCCCCGCTGCTGGACTTCTCCGTGCTGACTGAGAGGAGCTTCATCTGCTACACGCTCTTCGGGCTCTTCGTGACGCTGGGCTTCTTCGCCCCGTCCCTGTACATCATCCCGCTGGGGCTCAGCCTCGGCCTGGACCGCGACCGCGCGGCCCTGCTGCTCTGCGCCATGGCCGTGGCGGAGGTGTTCGGCCGCATTGGGGCGGGGCTGGTCCTCAACCGGGAGCCCATCCGCAAGGTCTACATCGAGCTCGTCTGCGTCGTCCTGCTGGCCCTGTCCCTGCTCACCTTCACGTTCGCCACGGGCTTCTGGGGCCTCCTGGCCTGCAGCGTCTTCTCGGGGGCCATGATCGGGACCGTGGCGGGCACCCACATCCCGCTGCTCGCCGAGGACGACGTCGTGGGCATCCAGAAGATGTCGTCGGCCGCCGGAGTCTACGTCTTCTTCCAGAGCATCTCGGGGCTGGCCGGACCCCCTCTTGCAG GTCTGCTGGTGGACCAGAGCAGGATCTACAGCAGAGCCTTCTACTCCTGCGCGGCCGGGATGGCGGTGGCCGCCGTGTGCCTCGCCCTCGTGAGACCCTGCAAGCGGGGGCTGTGCCGCCGGCCCCGAGCCCGGGAGGGCACGGCCGAGGGTCCCCGCGGGAAAGTGTTGCAGGACATCCCCGAAGACTTTCTGGAGATGGACCTGGGAAAGACGGAGCACAGAGCCCCTGCGGGGACGGAGCCCGTCTGA